The sequence below is a genomic window from Rhizobium sp. NXC14.
CGAATGCGCTGGCTCTCGCCGCCCGACAGCGTGCCGGAATTGCGTGACAGGCTTAGATATTCCAGGCCTACATCGTTCAAAAAGCGCAGGCGGTCGCGGATTTCCTTGAGGATCCGGACGGCAATCTCGTTCTGCTTGGCATTGAATGTCGCCGGCAGCGCCTCGAACCAGTCGCGCGCGATGCGGATCGACATTTCGGTCACTTCGCCGATATGCAGCTTATTGATCTTCACCGCCAGCGCTTCCGGCTTCAGCCGATAGCCATTGCAGGCCGGGCAGGGGGCGGCCGACATGAAGCGCTCGATATCCTCGCGCGCCCAGGCGGAATCGGTTTCCTTCCAGCGCCGCTCGAGATTGGTGATGATGCCCTCGAAATTTTTGTGCGTCGTATAGGAGCGGGCGCCGTCGGCGTAGTGGAACTCGATCTTGTCGTCGGTGCCGTTGAGGATGACGTCCTTGGCCTCGTCGGACAGGTCGTTCCAGCGGGTGCCGAGCTTGAAGCCGTAATGTTTGCCGAGCGCTTCCAGCGTCTGATTGTAGTAAGGCGAAGTCGATTTGGCCCAGGGCGCGATCGCCCCGTCGCGCAGCGTCCGCTCCGGTTCGGGTACGATCAGGTCGGGGTCGATCTTCTGCTGGGCGCCGAGGCCGTCGCAGGTCGGGCAGGCGCCGAAGGGGTTGTTGAAGGAGAAGAGCCTGGGTTCGATTTCCGGGATGGTGAAGCCCGAGACCGGGCAGGCGAATTTTTCCGAAAACAGCACGCGCTCATGCGTCTCGTTCAGCGACTTGTTGGCCGAACCGCCGGCCGAGGTCTCCTCCGGCGGCAGCGGCTTGTCGGCGAATTCGGCGATCGCCAGCCCGTCGGCGAGTTTCAGGCAGGTTTCAAGGCTGTCGGCGAGACGTGCCGACACATCCGGGCGCACGACGATACGATCGACCACCACGTCGATGTCGTGCTTGTATTTCTTGTCGAGAACAGGCGCCTCGGCGATCTCGTAAAACTGGCCGTCAACCTTGACGCGCTGGAAGCCCTTCTTCATCAGCTCCGCCAGTTCCTTCTTGTATTCGCCCTTGCGGCCGCGCACGAGCGGCGCGAGAATGTAAAGACGCGTGCCCTCGCCGAAAGCCACGATGCGGTCGACCATCTGGCTGACGGTCTGGCTCTCGATCGGCAGGCCGGTCGCCGGCGAATAGGGAACGCCAACGCGGGCAAAGAGCAGGCGCATGTAGTCGTAGATCTCGGTGACGGTGCCGACCGTCGAGCGCGGGTTGCGCGAGGTGGTCTTCTGCTCGATCGAAATGGCAGGCGACAGCCCGTCGATCTGGTCGACATCGGGCTTCTGCATCATTTCGAGGAATTGCCGGGCATAGGCCGACAGACTCTCGACATAGCGCCGCTGGCCCTCGGCATAGATCGTGTCGAAGGCGAGCGAGGATTTGCCCGAGCCTGAAAGACCGGTCATGACGATCAGCTTGTTGCGCGGCAGATCGAGATCGATACTCTTCAGATTGTGCTCGCGCGCGCCGCGGATGGAGATCGTCTTCAGTTCGCTCATCGTCTCTGCTTTGGTTTTCTGGATAACAGCCCTTATTTAGTGATGCCGGCGGGCGAGTCGAGGCTGAATATCCTGGATGACTCAAGGTTTTCGATTCTGTTGACAGGATCATACGGATAAACTAGAACAAATAAAGAACAAAATTCCTGATGAATGCATGCGGCTTTCTGATGGGATAAACTGTGGATTAAACACCGTTCGCGCGCATCT
It includes:
- the uvrA gene encoding excinuclease ABC subunit UvrA, with protein sequence MSELKTISIRGAREHNLKSIDLDLPRNKLIVMTGLSGSGKSSLAFDTIYAEGQRRYVESLSAYARQFLEMMQKPDVDQIDGLSPAISIEQKTTSRNPRSTVGTVTEIYDYMRLLFARVGVPYSPATGLPIESQTVSQMVDRIVAFGEGTRLYILAPLVRGRKGEYKKELAELMKKGFQRVKVDGQFYEIAEAPVLDKKYKHDIDVVVDRIVVRPDVSARLADSLETCLKLADGLAIAEFADKPLPPEETSAGGSANKSLNETHERVLFSEKFACPVSGFTIPEIEPRLFSFNNPFGACPTCDGLGAQQKIDPDLIVPEPERTLRDGAIAPWAKSTSPYYNQTLEALGKHYGFKLGTRWNDLSDEAKDVILNGTDDKIEFHYADGARSYTTHKNFEGIITNLERRWKETDSAWAREDIERFMSAAPCPACNGYRLKPEALAVKINKLHIGEVTEMSIRIARDWFEALPATFNAKQNEIAVRILKEIRDRLRFLNDVGLEYLSLSRNSGTLSGGESQRIRLASQIGSGLTGVLYVLDEPSIGLHQRDNARLLDTLKHLRDIGNTVIVVEHDEDAILTADDVVDIGPAAGIHGGQVIAHGTPQDIMDNPKSLTGKYLSGELGVPVPEERRKPKKGREIKVIGARGNNLKNVTASIPLGVFTAVTGVSGGGKSTFLIETLYKSAARRVMGAREIPADHDRIDGFEHIDKVIDIDQSPIGRTPRSNPATYTGAFTPIRDWFAGLPEAKARGYQPGRFSFNVKGGRCEACQGDGVIKIEMHFLPDVYVTCDVCHGKRYNRETLDVTFKQKSIADVLDMTVEEGVDFFAAVPAVRDKLQSLKDVGLGYIKVGQQANTLSGGEAQRVKLAKELSKRSTGRTLYILDEPTTGLHFHDVAKLLEMLHELVNQGNSVVVIEHNLEVIKTADWVLDFGPEGGDGGGEIVAVGTPEAIVREQRSYTGHFLKELLERRPAKKAVAAE